Below is a window of Granulicella pectinivorans DNA.
GGCCACCACCTCTTCGCCGCCGTCGCGCTCACCACAGCCACATGGGCCGACGCCGCCCGATCCTCCACCGTAATCTCCCGGCCCTCCATCACCGGCACGCCCATCGTCCTGAAGTACCCCGGCGTCACCGCCCGGAACTCAATCACTGCTTTCAGATTCGGCTGGTCCGCCGGATACCCGCCCATATTCAACCCACGATCCAGCGGCAACCCATTCACCGCCGCCACCCGCGTCACGCCCGGATACTGCCCCAGCTCCCCAACCACCTTCTCCACAAACTGCGCCGTGTGCAGATTCGTTCCGTACACCTCGCCCTTCAAAAGCACCTGCGCCACATCCAACCGCTTCGTCTCCACTCCCGAAGGCACAGCCTGCATCTTCAAAAAACTTCCCAGCAACAGCGAAGCCGCCGATAACAGCACCATCGCCACCGCCACCTGCCCCACCATTAAGCCCTTGCCCACACGCACCTGCGCCACATTCGCGCCCGCCGCCTGCCCACCCTTCAAAGCCGCCTGCGCATCCTGCCGGAACACCGTCCATCCCGGAAGCAGACCGCACACCAGCGTCGTCAAAAACGCCACGCCCACCACGACGGCCACAACACTCCACCCATCACCCGCACCATGCACCACCGGAATCGCCATCGGAGCCGAAGCCAGCAGCAACGGCTTCGCCATCTGCGCGATCCCCAACCCCAACACTCCACCTGTCACGGCAAGCAGCAAACTCTCACTCACCAGCAAACGCAGCAACCCGCTCCGCGTAGCGCCCAGCGCCGTCCGTAGCGCCAGCTCCCGCGTTCGTGTAGCCGCCCGCGCCGTCATCAGCCCAGCCAGATTCAAACAAGCCACCAGCAACACCGCCGCGACCGCCGCCAGCAGCACCAGCAGGCTCTGCTTCACATCCGTCACCATCACCGTCTTCAACGGCCACGCCCGATACGCATGGCGAATCTTCCCGCCACTCCCATCCGTTGTCATCCAGTCCTTGTAGATCGGAAACGCCTCATACATCGGCCCCGTCAGGCTATCCAGCTCTCGCTGCGCCTGCGCCATCGAAACACCCGGCCGCAGCCGCCCGATCATCACATAGTTATCCCCGTCGTACCCCGGGTCCTTCGTGCTTATCTGCGCCGGCAGCCAGATCCCTGCATTCATCGTCAGCACATCCGGAGCCTCGCCCGTATGCGACACCGCCTCCGGCAGCACCCCGATCACTGTATACGGCTCCTCATTCAGCCGAATCGCCCTGCCCACCACACCCGCGTCTCCGCCAAACGTCCTCTGCCAGACCCAGTAGCTCAGCATCGCAACCTTCGGTCCACCCG
It encodes the following:
- a CDS encoding ABC transporter permease, which encodes MVLDTVLRDVRYAARGLRRSPGFLATAVLTLGLGIGATATMYSVVHDVLLAPLPYPEAERLVGIGFRFPTEKPAAEQTGGTADFIKAHAKSFEAVGIADDSSYGMNLSAPGGAKPMRLESAKVSAGFFPTLGVTPVLGRTFAAEDDLPGGPKVAMLSYWVWQRTFGGDAGVVGRAIRLNEEPYTVIGVLPEAVSHTGEAPDVLTMNAGIWLPAQISTKDPGYDGDNYVMIGRLRPGVSMAQAQRELDSLTGPMYEAFPIYKDWMTTDGSGGKIRHAYRAWPLKTVMVTDVKQSLLVLLAAVAAVLLVACLNLAGLMTARAATRTRELALRTALGATRSGLLRLLVSESLLLAVTGGVLGLGIAQMAKPLLLASAPMAIPVVHGAGDGWSVVAVVVGVAFLTTLVCGLLPGWTVFRQDAQAALKGGQAAGANVAQVRVGKGLMVGQVAVAMVLLSAASLLLGSFLKMQAVPSGVETKRLDVAQVLLKGEVYGTNLHTAQFVEKVVGELGQYPGVTRVAAVNGLPLDRGLNMGGYPADQPNLKAVIEFRAVTPGYFRTMGVPVMEGREITVEDRAASAHVAVVSATAAKRWWPGKPAIGQAVVFGGTERYTVVGVAADVHSHSLTERLGAVVYVPIDQMSDAMTKIVNGWFPTTFVVRTAADVDVAAAVAKAVADADPEMPVAKLSTMQSVVDKTVSGPRFFSWLAGGFAGFALLLTVIGLFGLLSYQVTQRTREIGVRMAIGAGRGEILRLILGRGLALTTVGLVAGGLMSLAVPKVVGSVLEDVVNTGGAAIGGVLSSSFSALSFAAAAMLLAAGLASWLPARRAAAVEPVEALRSE